The Ornithorhynchus anatinus isolate Pmale09 chromosome X2, mOrnAna1.pri.v4, whole genome shotgun sequence genome window below encodes:
- the TFAP2A gene encoding transcription factor AP-2-alpha isoform X1 → MKMLWKLTDNIKYEDCEDRHDGTSNGTARLPQLGTVGQSPYTSAPPLSHTPNADFQPPYFPPPYQPIYPQSQDPYSHVNDPYSLNPLHAQPQPQHPGWPAQRQSQEAGLLHTHRALPHQLSGLDPRRDYRRHEDLLHGPHGLSSGLGDLPIHSIPHAIEDVPHVEDPGINIPDQTVIKKGPVSLSKSNSNAVSAIPINKDNLFGGVVNPNEVFCSVPGRLSLLSSTSKYKVTVAEVQRRLSPPECLNASLLGGVLRRAKSKNGGRSLREKLDKIGLNLPAGRRKAANVTLLTSLVEGEAVHLARDFGYVCETEFPAKAVAEFLNRQHSDPNEQVTRKNMLLATKQICKEFTDLLAQDRSPLGNSRPNPILEPGIQSCLTHFNLISHGFGSPAVCAAVTALQNYLTEALKAMDKMYLSNNPNSHTDNSAKSGDKEEKHRK, encoded by the exons ATGAAAATGCTCTGGAAACTGACGGATAATATCAAATATGAAGACTGCGAG gaccGCCACGACGGCACCAGCAATGGGACTGCCCGGTTACCCCAGTTGGGGACCGTAGGCCAATCTCCCTACACCAGCGCCCCTCCGCTCTCCCACACTCCCAACGCCGACTTCCAGCCCCCCTACTTCCCCCCTCCCTACCAGCCCATCTACCCCCAGTCTCAAGACCCTTATTCCCACGTCAACGACCCTTACAGCCTCAACCCCTTGCACGCCCAGCCGCAGCCGCAGCACCCGGGCTGGCCGGCCCAGAGACAAAGCCAGGAGGCCGGCCTGTTGCACACGCACCGGGCGCTGCCCCATCAGTTGTCCGGCTTGGACCCCCGAAGGGACTACCGAAGGCATGAGGATCTGCTCCACGGACCGCACGGGCTCAGCTCAGGACTAGGAGACCTTCCCATCCACTCCATACCTCATGCTATCGAAGACGTGCCG CATGTAGAAGACCCGGGTATTAACATCCCAGATCAAACTGTAATTAAGAAAG gCCCCGTGTCCCTGTCGAAGTCCAACAGCAACGCCGTCTCCGCCATCCCCATCAACAAGGACAACCTCTTCGGCGGCGTGGTCAACCCCAACGAGGTGTTCTGTTCAGTTCCGGGtcgcctctccctcctcagctccacttCGAAGTACAAGGTCACAGTGGCGGAAGTGCAGCGGCGCCTCTCGCCGCCCGAGTGTCTCAACGCGTCGCTGCTGGGCGGGGTGCTCCGGAG GGCGAAGTCTAAAAATGGGGGGAGATCTTTAAGAGAAAAACTGGACAAAATAGGATTAAACCTGCCTGCGGGGAGGCGTAAAGCTGCTAACGTCACCTTGCTCACATCACTAGTGGAGG gAGAAGCGGTTCACCTAGCCAGGGATTTTGGGTATGTGTGTGAAACAGAATTTCCTGCCAAAGCAGTAGCTGAATTTCTCAACCGACAACATTCCGATCCCAACGAGCAAGTGACAAGAAAAAACATGCTCCTAGCTACGAA ACAGATCTGTAAAGAGTTCACCGACCTGCTGGCTCAGGACCGATCTCCCTTGGGGAATTCGCGGCCCAATCCCATCCTGGAGCCGGGCATCCAGAGCTGCCTGACTCACTTCAACCTCATCTCGCACGGCTTCGGCAGTCCGGCGGTGTGCGCCGCCGTCACGGCCCTGCAGAACTATCTCACCGAGGCGCTCAAAGCCATGGACAAAATGTACCTCAGCAACAACCCCAACAGCCACACGGACAACAGCGCCAAAAGCGGAGACAAAGAGGAGAAGCACAGAAAGTGA
- the TFAP2A gene encoding transcription factor AP-2-alpha isoform X2 — MLVHSFSAMDRHDGTSNGTARLPQLGTVGQSPYTSAPPLSHTPNADFQPPYFPPPYQPIYPQSQDPYSHVNDPYSLNPLHAQPQPQHPGWPAQRQSQEAGLLHTHRALPHQLSGLDPRRDYRRHEDLLHGPHGLSSGLGDLPIHSIPHAIEDVPHVEDPGINIPDQTVIKKGPVSLSKSNSNAVSAIPINKDNLFGGVVNPNEVFCSVPGRLSLLSSTSKYKVTVAEVQRRLSPPECLNASLLGGVLRRAKSKNGGRSLREKLDKIGLNLPAGRRKAANVTLLTSLVEGEAVHLARDFGYVCETEFPAKAVAEFLNRQHSDPNEQVTRKNMLLATKQICKEFTDLLAQDRSPLGNSRPNPILEPGIQSCLTHFNLISHGFGSPAVCAAVTALQNYLTEALKAMDKMYLSNNPNSHTDNSAKSGDKEEKHRK; from the exons ATGTTAGTACACAGTTTTTCGGCGATG gaccGCCACGACGGCACCAGCAATGGGACTGCCCGGTTACCCCAGTTGGGGACCGTAGGCCAATCTCCCTACACCAGCGCCCCTCCGCTCTCCCACACTCCCAACGCCGACTTCCAGCCCCCCTACTTCCCCCCTCCCTACCAGCCCATCTACCCCCAGTCTCAAGACCCTTATTCCCACGTCAACGACCCTTACAGCCTCAACCCCTTGCACGCCCAGCCGCAGCCGCAGCACCCGGGCTGGCCGGCCCAGAGACAAAGCCAGGAGGCCGGCCTGTTGCACACGCACCGGGCGCTGCCCCATCAGTTGTCCGGCTTGGACCCCCGAAGGGACTACCGAAGGCATGAGGATCTGCTCCACGGACCGCACGGGCTCAGCTCAGGACTAGGAGACCTTCCCATCCACTCCATACCTCATGCTATCGAAGACGTGCCG CATGTAGAAGACCCGGGTATTAACATCCCAGATCAAACTGTAATTAAGAAAG gCCCCGTGTCCCTGTCGAAGTCCAACAGCAACGCCGTCTCCGCCATCCCCATCAACAAGGACAACCTCTTCGGCGGCGTGGTCAACCCCAACGAGGTGTTCTGTTCAGTTCCGGGtcgcctctccctcctcagctccacttCGAAGTACAAGGTCACAGTGGCGGAAGTGCAGCGGCGCCTCTCGCCGCCCGAGTGTCTCAACGCGTCGCTGCTGGGCGGGGTGCTCCGGAG GGCGAAGTCTAAAAATGGGGGGAGATCTTTAAGAGAAAAACTGGACAAAATAGGATTAAACCTGCCTGCGGGGAGGCGTAAAGCTGCTAACGTCACCTTGCTCACATCACTAGTGGAGG gAGAAGCGGTTCACCTAGCCAGGGATTTTGGGTATGTGTGTGAAACAGAATTTCCTGCCAAAGCAGTAGCTGAATTTCTCAACCGACAACATTCCGATCCCAACGAGCAAGTGACAAGAAAAAACATGCTCCTAGCTACGAA ACAGATCTGTAAAGAGTTCACCGACCTGCTGGCTCAGGACCGATCTCCCTTGGGGAATTCGCGGCCCAATCCCATCCTGGAGCCGGGCATCCAGAGCTGCCTGACTCACTTCAACCTCATCTCGCACGGCTTCGGCAGTCCGGCGGTGTGCGCCGCCGTCACGGCCCTGCAGAACTATCTCACCGAGGCGCTCAAAGCCATGGACAAAATGTACCTCAGCAACAACCCCAACAGCCACACGGACAACAGCGCCAAAAGCGGAGACAAAGAGGAGAAGCACAGAAAGTGA